Proteins encoded together in one Thermococcus gammatolerans EJ3 window:
- a CDS encoding ATP-binding protein, whose protein sequence is MGVSIYIGKNSDKEKRYIDLKETEANHITFLGPSGSGKTTVMRAIAEEIFDKVPGALIIVIEQKYDKNKARELMNFLALITKRKGSDFVKENFQDLLTYYNILKNDGVLHGKPGDFAFGWPNWPFTTVPPFPNDRHSILSWHGLKPKSFPVKRIVFRPTRDISAIEKDNNCIAVNGKIRYKDVDFDFISRLAQINRNTIYGRVIKQGWDLEKKRDPDELERFGKEWEKKYRPNSNVPSQTLLSILEVCALLRSDTIFSKHKDFTSELSTDVINVIDFSANSELTPAEEAWIFKHLVMYIVSKFVRFRNTPVFFIIDEVQNLLQHSDGRKALDKLNREGRSNWVNIISGTQYMYGLPAFLVYGAAHIGIIGRIASADDEMLLRKVIRDFHRIKNPKVKSFSEYKNVKPWLKGRGWFSFDKMYTERMYFRPPQSL, encoded by the coding sequence ATGGGGGTATCAATCTATATCGGGAAGAATAGCGATAAAGAGAAACGGTACATCGATTTAAAGGAAACCGAGGCTAACCACATTACTTTCCTCGGACCAAGTGGAAGCGGAAAGACCACAGTCATGAGGGCCATTGCCGAGGAGATATTTGACAAGGTTCCAGGGGCCCTCATCATAGTCATCGAGCAGAAGTACGACAAGAACAAGGCCCGAGAGCTCATGAACTTCCTCGCACTTATCACCAAAAGAAAAGGCTCGGACTTCGTCAAAGAGAACTTTCAAGACTTACTGACCTATTATAACATTCTCAAAAACGATGGCGTTCTTCACGGAAAGCCCGGCGATTTTGCCTTCGGTTGGCCCAACTGGCCGTTCACGACAGTCCCTCCATTTCCGAACGACAGACATTCCATCCTCTCCTGGCACGGGCTCAAGCCAAAATCATTTCCAGTCAAGAGAATAGTCTTTAGACCCACCAGAGACATCTCAGCGATTGAAAAAGACAACAACTGCATAGCTGTAAACGGAAAAATCCGCTACAAAGACGTTGACTTTGACTTCATCAGCAGGCTTGCTCAAATCAACAGAAACACGATTTACGGACGGGTCATCAAACAGGGATGGGATCTGGAAAAGAAACGAGACCCTGACGAGCTGGAGCGCTTTGGCAAAGAGTGGGAGAAAAAGTATCGGCCTAACTCCAACGTACCAAGCCAAACCCTCCTCAGCATTCTCGAAGTCTGCGCGCTCCTGCGGAGCGACACAATCTTCTCAAAGCACAAAGACTTTACCTCTGAACTCTCAACCGACGTCATCAACGTGATAGACTTCTCCGCAAATTCTGAGCTGACACCCGCCGAGGAAGCCTGGATATTCAAACACCTCGTCATGTACATCGTCTCCAAGTTCGTCCGCTTCAGAAACACGCCAGTCTTCTTCATCATTGACGAAGTTCAGAACCTCCTCCAGCACTCTGACGGCAGGAAAGCCCTCGATAAACTAAACAGGGAGGGCCGCTCCAATTGGGTGAACATTATCAGCGGAACCCAATACATGTACGGCCTGCCCGCCTTCCTCGTTTACGGAGCAGCTCACATTGGAATAATCGGGAGGATAGCCAGCGCAGACGACGAGATGCTCCTGAGAAAAGTCATCAGGGACTTTCACCGCATCAAGAACCCCAAAGTGAAGAGCTTCTCTGAGTACAAGAACGTCAAGCCCTGGTTGAAGGGCCGCGGCTGGTTCTCCTTCGATAAAATGTACACCGAGCGGATGTACTTCCGCCCACCACAGAGTTTGTGA
- a CDS encoding emp24/gp25L/p24 family protein, which translates to MSEDVPSLKRIAEPRSLKPAPGVVVGYRRVRTKGTWAVFIISLIMVAIGLALIVHPPMSSKVAYTIDDELKPQYYFHPWFVLKKGEKLEVRGTVRGGNNDIWIYVKEGGRTVEDFKLVKSPVDVIFTAPEDGNYTLYIDNSMSLVSSKILHLELIRHYYDYVPGGLFLFFGFIALLVSLIGLMIGQKRLMIRVGDETYEFWPTNWGKVNVAVNGVTLDSKVKPGDKFRIGPNDEHILEIKMVGRFFKKTGFFVDGREVGRLP; encoded by the coding sequence ATGAGTGAGGATGTTCCGAGTTTGAAGAGGATAGCGGAGCCGAGGTCTTTGAAGCCGGCTCCGGGTGTTGTGGTCGGGTATCGGAGAGTTAGAACCAAGGGAACGTGGGCAGTTTTTATAATCTCACTGATTATGGTGGCCATTGGTCTTGCGCTTATAGTGCACCCACCGATGAGTTCGAAGGTTGCATACACTATAGATGATGAGTTAAAGCCGCAGTATTACTTCCATCCTTGGTTTGTGCTTAAGAAGGGTGAGAAACTTGAAGTGAGGGGAACTGTGCGTGGTGGGAATAATGATATCTGGATTTATGTTAAAGAGGGCGGGCGGACAGTCGAGGATTTTAAGCTTGTCAAGAGTCCGGTTGATGTTATTTTCACAGCGCCTGAGGATGGTAATTATACGTTGTATATCGACAACAGTATGAGCTTGGTGAGTTCTAAGATCCTCCACTTGGAACTCATCAGGCATTATTATGATTATGTGCCTGGAGGGTTGTTCCTCTTCTTTGGTTTTATAGCGTTGTTGGTGAGTCTTATTGGCCTTATGATAGGGCAGAAACGACTTATGATAAGGGTTGGGGACGAAACTTATGAGTTTTGGCCCACGAATTGGGGAAAGGTAAACGTTGCGGTGAATGGTGTCACTCTTGATTCAAAAGTCAAGCCTGGCGATAAGTTTAGGATTGGCCCGAATGATGAGCATATTTTGGAAATTAAGATGGTGGGCAGGTTTTTCAAGAAGACTGGTTTCTTCGTGGATGGTCGCGAGGTTGGTCGGTTGCCGTGA
- a CDS encoding AbrB/MazE/SpoVT family DNA-binding domain-containing protein, producing the protein MGEPKEPLAKFHAKVTRGGQFTFPLWTRVYHELDIGDYVELIVRVKHGQDIKRGMFVAKLVDKGNITIPKGLRDEMGIEKDSVIEILVIKAYRIKDLFGDHSNLIKQLSLSKYKLLTPEEERKLLS; encoded by the coding sequence ATGGGCGAACCAAAAGAACCCTTAGCAAAGTTTCATGCAAAGGTAACGCGCGGAGGCCAGTTCACATTTCCCCTCTGGACTAGGGTTTATCACGAGCTAGATATTGGGGACTATGTTGAGCTCATCGTGAGGGTTAAGCATGGGCAGGACATTAAGCGGGGGATGTTCGTAGCCAAGCTCGTGGATAAGGGCAATATAACTATCCCAAAAGGCCTAAGAGACGAAATGGGGATTGAGAAAGACTCAGTCATTGAAATTCTGGTAATTAAAGCATATCGGATTAAGGACCTCTTTGGAGACCATTCCAATTTAATCAAACAGCTATCACTCTCAAAATACAAACTTCTCACTCCAGAGGAAGAGCGAAAGT